In Gossypium arboreum isolate Shixiya-1 chromosome 5, ASM2569848v2, whole genome shotgun sequence, a single genomic region encodes these proteins:
- the LOC108489884 gene encoding cinnamoyl-CoA reductase 1-like, which yields MAQVTGKVCVTGAGGYLGSWVVKHLLSNNYTVHGTVRQPGDAKYAHLNQFERASHNLQLFKADVLDYDSLCSAITGCTGVFHVASPVPSTIVPNPQEEVIEPAVKGTLNVLKACVESNVKRVVVVSSVAAVSLNPRWPVGQIKDEACWSDKEYCAATKNWYCLSKTEAESEAFEFAKKSGLDVVTVCPTLVLGPLLQSAINASSKVLINLLKGEYDSLENKIRKIVDVRDVAQALLLVYEKPAAEGRYICTAHTIKARDLVDKLRSMFPQYNYPKSFTEGGEEDMVSSEKLQRLGWSYRPLEETLVDSIESYKKAGILD from the exons ATGGCCCAGGTCACCGGAAAAGTGTGTGTGACAGGAGCCGGCGGCTACCTTGGCTCTTGGGTTGTCAAGCATCTTCTCTCCAACAACTACACAGTCCACGGCACCGTTAGACAACCTG GGGATGCCAAATATGCCCATTTGAATCAATTTGAGAGAGCATCCCACAACCTCCAACTCTTCAAGGCTGATGTTCTGGATTACGATTCTCTTTGTTCCGCCATTACAGGCTGCACCGGTGTCTTCCATGTTGCCTCTCCCGTTCCCTCCACCATCGTTCCTAATCCCCAG GAGGAAGTGATTGAACCGGCTGTAAAGGGCACACTTAATGTGCTTAAAGCATGTGTTGAATCCAATGTTAAACGAGTTGTTGTTGTGTCTTCTGTGGCTGCTGTTTCCTTGAACCCTAGGTGGCCGGTGGGTCAGATCAAGGATGAGGCTTGCTGGTCTGACAAGGAATACTGCGCAGCAACAAAG AATTGGTATTGCCTTTCAAAGACAGAAGCAGAGAGTGAGGCTTTTGAGTTTGCAAAAAAGTCTGGGCTTGATGTTGTTACTGTTTGTCCTACACTGGTATTGGGGCCACTTCTGCAGTCCGCCATCAATGCTAGTAGCAAGGTTCTCATTAATCTTTTAAAAG GGGAATATGACTCTCTGGAAAACAAAATTCGAAAGATAGTTGATGTGCGCGATGTAGCTCAGGCACTGCTTCTGGTGTATGAGAAGCCAGCGGCTGAAGGAAGGTACATATGCACAGCTCACACGATCAAGGCACGTGATCTTGTTGATAAGTTGAGAAGTATGTTTCCTCAATACAATTATCCTAAAAG CTTTACTGAGGGAGGGGAGGAAGATATGGTTAGTTCAGAGAAATTACAAAGGCTGGGGTGGAGTTATCGGCCATTGGAAGAAACTCTGGTGGATTCCATTGAGAGCTATAAGAAGGCTGGAATCTTGGATTAA
- the LOC108453339 gene encoding uncharacterized protein LOC108453339: protein MTVKESPSITRFLNPSFSATTTIFKQALTSTVVASATYVFGIYPCFVTPSSPFHREYPLQRVGWTEFWKFAPLQKAVITHRFSWPRDSSFIPDVDRLSVPHSPSHSMLQQFPCTPYTSPSK from the exons ATGACTGTCAAGGAGTCCCCTTCGATCACCAGATTTCTAAATCCCAGTTTTTCAGCCACTACCACCATTTTTAAACAGGCTCTCACATCTACCGTGGTTGCATCGGCCACATATGTGTTCGG TATATACCCCTGTTTTGTCACCCCCTCCTCACCCTTTCATCGTGAATATCCATTGCAGCGAGTGGGATGGACAGAATTCTGGAAATTTGCTCCTCTTCAAAAAGCTGTCATAACACATCGATTTTCCTG GCCCCGGGATTCAAGCTTCATTCCAGATGTTGATCGACTTTCCGTTCCCCACTCTCCATCCCATTCCATGCTCCAACAATTTCCTTGCACTCCATATACTTCTCCAAGTAAATGA